Proteins encoded together in one Mycobacterium sp. MS1601 window:
- a CDS encoding type 1 glutamine amidotransferase domain-containing protein, with translation MSPRILNVGHYDDPDEPTGLWLSELTHAWHVFEQHGFEQTLVSPAGGQVPLEPRALKFPNYDKTAKAWRADPAKMALLENTLSPNDVDSSDYDAIYFTGSHAVMYDFPDSEGLQRITREIYERGNIVSSVCHGYCGLLNTTLSDGSYLIAGKKMTGFAWQEEVLARVDKLVPYNAEERAKERGALYEKGKIPFLSYAVVDGNLVTGQNPGSAKETAKKVASLLR, from the coding sequence ATGAGCCCGCGCATCCTCAACGTCGGCCACTACGACGACCCCGACGAACCGACCGGCCTGTGGCTGTCCGAACTCACCCACGCCTGGCACGTCTTCGAACAGCACGGCTTCGAGCAGACCCTCGTCAGCCCCGCCGGCGGCCAGGTGCCCCTGGAGCCGCGCGCGCTGAAATTCCCCAACTACGACAAGACCGCCAAGGCCTGGCGCGCCGACCCCGCCAAGATGGCACTTCTCGAGAACACGTTGAGCCCCAACGACGTCGACTCCTCCGACTACGACGCGATCTACTTCACCGGTAGTCACGCCGTCATGTACGACTTCCCCGACAGCGAGGGCCTGCAACGGATTACCCGCGAGATCTACGAACGCGGCAACATCGTGTCGTCGGTGTGCCACGGCTACTGCGGACTGCTGAACACCACCCTCTCCGACGGCTCCTACCTCATCGCCGGCAAGAAGATGACGGGCTTCGCCTGGCAGGAAGAAGTCCTCGCCCGCGTCGACAAACTCGTTCCCTACAACGCCGAGGAACGAGCCAAAGAACGCGGTGCGCTCTACGAAAAGGGCAAAATTCCGTTCCTCTCTTACGCCGTCGTCGACGGCAACCTCGTCACCGGACAGAATCCGGGCTCGGCCAAGGAGACGGCCAAAAAGGTCGCCTCACTGCTCCGCTAG
- a CDS encoding GNAT family N-acetyltransferase, with the protein MPNPTSRIAGAITSTEHRRGEIGYVLHPDFWSKGLATEAARIALLRGAG; encoded by the coding sequence ATCCCCAACCCGACGTCACGAATCGCTGGAGCTATCACCAGCACTGAACACCGCCGAGGCGAGATCGGCTACGTTCTACACCCCGACTTCTGGTCGAAAGGACTGGCCACCGAAGCGGCGCGCATTGCTCTATTGCGAGGGGCGGGCTGA
- a CDS encoding CPBP family intramembrane glutamic endopeptidase produces the protein MSETAPTCLPTDIDIGRLCRLVGKSIFGLGVTIYIVAFIVIIGDGGQIRYTADSNGTVPFWHPLLPAIIGVALAMLVPPSSRIEPRPRGSAGTLRIEAAVLLALGLAFTVLLTLLGADEPRYTLLKVTLLLVLPAMLFAVTTRRAKAKSCQPISLEEGDLDGTRMLALQNLWRPLVPAAGWAGCFFILSANRPSTSPELDPTTLLVVLIGGFLLNAVLEEFFYRRWLQTRWQQLLGGLWPAIVLSSVVWASWHIAIQGQGPLVSDLANAIANQGVTGLFLGLLWARYRAMWPLLVLHGVMNANPITMLQGL, from the coding sequence GTGTCCGAGACTGCGCCGACCTGCTTGCCGACTGATATCGACATCGGGCGCCTATGCCGATTGGTGGGAAAGTCCATCTTTGGTCTCGGTGTGACGATCTACATTGTTGCTTTCATCGTCATCATCGGCGATGGCGGACAGATCCGCTACACCGCCGACAGCAACGGCACCGTGCCCTTTTGGCATCCGCTGCTTCCCGCCATTATCGGGGTAGCTTTGGCGATGCTGGTGCCACCGAGTTCACGGATAGAGCCGCGCCCGCGTGGCAGCGCCGGGACTCTTCGCATCGAAGCGGCTGTGCTGCTTGCTCTGGGATTGGCCTTTACGGTTTTGCTGACGCTACTGGGAGCCGACGAGCCTCGGTACACACTGCTGAAAGTCACGCTGCTCCTGGTCCTGCCGGCGATGCTCTTTGCAGTGACCACCCGACGCGCCAAAGCTAAGAGTTGCCAACCAATTTCACTGGAAGAAGGCGACCTAGACGGCACGAGGATGCTTGCACTGCAAAACCTTTGGCGACCGCTGGTACCAGCAGCCGGATGGGCAGGTTGTTTCTTTATCCTGTCCGCCAACCGACCAAGTACCTCTCCCGAGCTCGACCCCACCACGCTTCTGGTCGTCCTGATCGGCGGGTTCCTTCTGAACGCGGTACTGGAAGAGTTCTTCTACCGGAGGTGGCTCCAGACTCGATGGCAACAGCTACTCGGCGGTCTCTGGCCGGCAATCGTGCTCTCCTCGGTCGTTTGGGCCTCCTGGCACATCGCAATCCAAGGCCAGGGTCCGCTCGTCTCAGATCTCGCGAACGCCATAGCCAACCAAGGTGTCACCGGGCTGTTCTTAGGCCTGCTCTGGGCTCGCTATCGAGCGATGTGGCCACTACTCGTACTTCACGGCGTCATGAACGCGAACCCGATCACCATGCTCCAAGGCCTCTGA
- a CDS encoding pyridoxamine 5'-phosphate oxidase, whose amino-acid sequence MSKMTSTERETYLADLHVGVIAVERLDRAPLSVPIWYDYEPGGEVLVTSLAGSLKARLITAAGRFSITAQDETFPYRYVTAEGSLTSIETADDATMKAIAVRYLGEEGGNAFVESFARDHPDAESLLFRMRPEHWLSVDYSKES is encoded by the coding sequence ATGTCAAAAATGACCAGCACGGAACGCGAGACTTACCTGGCCGATCTGCATGTTGGTGTCATCGCCGTCGAACGCCTTGATCGCGCGCCGCTGTCTGTACCGATCTGGTACGACTACGAGCCCGGCGGCGAGGTTCTCGTCACCAGCTTGGCGGGGTCGCTCAAGGCTCGCCTCATCACCGCCGCCGGGCGCTTCTCCATCACTGCTCAGGATGAGACCTTTCCATACCGTTACGTCACTGCCGAGGGATCGTTGACCTCGATCGAGACAGCCGACGACGCCACCATGAAGGCGATCGCCGTTCGCTACCTCGGAGAGGAGGGGGGCAACGCGTTCGTGGAGTCGTTCGCCAGGGACCATCCTGACGCTGAGTCGCTTTTGTTCCGGATGCGGCCCGAGCACTGGCTCAGCGTCGACTACTCCAAAGAGTCCTAG
- a CDS encoding TetR/AcrR family transcriptional regulator produces the protein MAATPKSTYHHGDLRAALLTTAMDMLERGEQFSIRAVAREAGVSPTAPYRHFPEREALESALAAQGLRDLKADLTRGRELPGTVDELADLGAAYVEFALRRPALFRLMFGNECDHESEERVQAAAEVHELLATAITRVLPDSDPIDLALGGWGLVHGMACLYLDRKLAAPSIADVTAQVRASFIAVLAATPDQSRSD, from the coding sequence ATGGCGGCCACACCCAAGAGCACGTACCACCACGGCGACCTGCGCGCCGCCCTGTTGACGACCGCCATGGACATGCTGGAACGTGGCGAGCAGTTCTCGATTCGCGCGGTAGCCCGTGAGGCCGGCGTCTCGCCCACCGCCCCGTATCGGCACTTCCCCGAGCGGGAGGCGCTGGAGTCGGCGCTGGCGGCTCAGGGGCTGCGGGACTTGAAGGCCGACCTGACTCGCGGCCGCGAGCTGCCCGGCACGGTCGACGAGCTGGCCGACCTCGGTGCGGCCTACGTCGAGTTCGCGCTGCGCCGGCCCGCGCTGTTCCGGCTGATGTTCGGCAACGAGTGCGATCACGAAAGCGAGGAACGCGTGCAGGCGGCCGCCGAGGTGCACGAACTGCTCGCGACCGCGATCACGCGCGTCCTCCCCGATTCCGACCCCATCGACCTCGCCCTCGGAGGCTGGGGGCTCGTGCACGGGATGGCGTGTCTGTACCTGGACCGTAAACTCGCCGCCCCGTCGATCGCGGACGTCACCGCCCAGGTTCGCGCGTCCTTCATCGCCGTGCTCGCCGCCACGCCCGATCAGTCTCGGTCGGACTGA
- a CDS encoding SDR family oxidoreductase, giving the protein MRVLITGGSGFIGRVVVADLLRNGHEVLGLARSRQAAEALEELGAQTVSGSIEDLGVLSWAAGQVDAVVHLAFRHDVALAGNFGHAVASDLAAIDALARGLPPAGALTIAGAALGLQAENGSPATETSRPNALGLKRQPPTDAILDLAHRGIRSSVVRLAPTVHGVGDAMFMPTMIRIAREKAFSGYPGDGTARWSAVHVEDAANLFRLAVEKAPPGSILHAVAEEGVRVRDIADAIGRRLGVPTRPVVDDEVENHFGFLGTLLATDGPVSSARTREITGWQPHRNGLLEELNRDHYFVHN; this is encoded by the coding sequence GTGCGAGTTCTCATTACTGGTGGTTCTGGATTCATCGGTCGGGTCGTTGTAGCCGACTTGCTCAGGAATGGGCATGAAGTGCTCGGGCTTGCGCGTTCGCGTCAAGCCGCCGAAGCATTGGAGGAGTTGGGCGCTCAAACCGTAAGTGGGTCGATCGAGGATCTCGGTGTATTGTCCTGGGCTGCAGGACAAGTCGATGCTGTTGTGCACCTTGCGTTTCGTCATGATGTGGCACTTGCAGGCAATTTTGGACACGCGGTGGCTTCGGATTTGGCGGCCATCGATGCCCTCGCCCGAGGTTTGCCCCCTGCAGGGGCGTTGACGATTGCCGGGGCCGCTCTTGGGTTGCAGGCTGAGAACGGTTCGCCCGCAACCGAAACGTCGCGCCCCAACGCCTTGGGGCTCAAGCGTCAACCGCCCACTGACGCGATCCTCGACCTCGCCCACCGAGGCATCCGGTCATCTGTGGTGCGGCTTGCCCCGACCGTCCATGGCGTGGGAGACGCGATGTTCATGCCCACCATGATTCGGATCGCTCGGGAGAAAGCATTCTCGGGGTATCCGGGCGATGGAACTGCACGCTGGTCAGCAGTGCACGTCGAAGATGCCGCAAACTTGTTTCGCCTTGCAGTCGAAAAGGCGCCTCCTGGCTCGATTCTGCATGCGGTCGCCGAGGAAGGCGTGCGCGTCCGCGATATCGCGGACGCGATCGGTCGCCGGCTCGGCGTGCCCACTCGTCCTGTCGTCGACGACGAGGTAGAAAACCACTTTGGGTTCCTTGGCACACTTCTGGCGACGGACGGCCCTGTCTCGAGCGCTCGAACACGGGAGATCACTGGCTGGCAACCGCACAGGAACGGGCTACTCGAAGAGCTCAATCGCGATCACTACTTCGTTCACAACTAG
- a CDS encoding alpha/beta hydrolase, with protein MADVPPPITPYLEPEAKQLCEQTDPHPRIYEMPPAQGRKILSDLQSGEGVDRPEVDEEWIDVDAGQWGNVRTRIIRPKGVDGSLPVVVYIHGAGWVFGDEHTHDRLFRELVVGAGAAGVFPVYDRAPEKGYPTQVEQNYAVGQWVLEHGAPHGLDTSRVAVTGESVGGWMSAVFALMNKDRGGIDLKAQVLLYPVTNADFDTPSYLQFAEGYYLTRDGMKWFWDAYTPDASHRAEKYASPLQASLDDLTGLPTTLVITDEADVLRDEGEQYANKLREAGVDVTSVRVAGMVHDFLLLDSLRNTKAANVARDLAITALTKALHS; from the coding sequence ATGGCCGATGTCCCGCCGCCCATCACCCCCTACCTCGAACCCGAGGCGAAGCAACTGTGCGAGCAGACCGACCCGCACCCGCGGATCTACGAGATGCCGCCCGCGCAGGGCCGCAAGATCCTGTCGGACCTGCAAAGCGGTGAAGGCGTCGACCGCCCGGAGGTCGACGAGGAATGGATCGACGTCGACGCCGGACAATGGGGCAACGTCCGAACCCGGATCATCCGCCCCAAGGGCGTCGACGGGTCGCTGCCGGTCGTGGTCTACATCCACGGCGCCGGATGGGTGTTCGGCGACGAGCACACCCACGATCGGCTCTTCCGCGAACTCGTCGTCGGCGCGGGTGCCGCTGGAGTCTTCCCCGTCTACGACCGCGCACCGGAGAAGGGCTACCCCACCCAGGTTGAGCAGAACTACGCCGTCGGACAGTGGGTCCTCGAACACGGCGCCCCCCACGGCCTGGACACCTCGCGGGTCGCGGTCACCGGTGAATCTGTCGGTGGCTGGATGTCCGCGGTCTTCGCCCTGATGAACAAGGACCGTGGCGGCATCGACCTCAAGGCCCAGGTGCTGCTCTACCCGGTTACCAACGCCGACTTCGACACTCCGTCCTACCTGCAGTTCGCCGAGGGCTACTACCTCACCCGAGACGGTATGAAGTGGTTCTGGGACGCCTACACCCCCGATGCGAGCCACCGCGCGGAGAAGTACGCATCACCGCTGCAGGCCTCCCTCGACGACCTCACGGGGTTACCGACGACGCTGGTCATCACCGATGAGGCCGACGTATTGCGCGACGAGGGCGAGCAGTACGCCAACAAGCTGCGCGAAGCCGGAGTCGATGTCACCTCCGTGCGAGTCGCCGGCATGGTCCACGACTTCCTGCTGCTGGACAGCCTGCGCAACACCAAGGCCGCCAACGTCGCCCGCGACCTGGCGATCACCGCCCTGACGAAGGCGCTGCACTCATGA
- a CDS encoding NAD-dependent epimerase/dehydratase family protein, giving the protein MQTVLGANGQIAEELTRYLHDHVTEDIRLVSRTPIKIHDTNQLVSADLTDPDATAAAVAGSDVAYLTVGLPIDSTLWEQHFPVMMANAIAACQKHKTKLVFFDNTYMYPRTSTPQTEDTPFQPIGRKAAVRAQIANMLLDEMSAGRIEAVICRAPEFYGPGKTKSLTNSAVFDRIRQRKRPIIPINAHTRRSLIWTPDASRAMGLIGNTPDAYGQTWHLPTDPNRLTYAQMIAICSQVTGRDIHPTTVPEITFTVGGWFNTAVKEASELLPRYRYDNVFDSSKFATRFPHFTVTTYPQGIIEILNE; this is encoded by the coding sequence ATGCAGACCGTCCTAGGAGCCAACGGCCAGATCGCCGAAGAACTCACCCGCTACCTCCATGACCACGTCACCGAGGACATCCGGCTGGTCAGCCGTACACCGATCAAGATTCACGACACCAACCAACTGGTTTCCGCCGACCTCACCGACCCCGACGCCACCGCGGCCGCCGTCGCCGGCAGCGACGTCGCCTACTTGACGGTCGGGCTGCCGATCGATTCGACCCTGTGGGAGCAGCATTTCCCGGTGATGATGGCCAACGCCATCGCCGCCTGTCAGAAACACAAGACCAAACTGGTCTTCTTCGACAACACCTACATGTACCCGCGGACCTCCACGCCGCAGACCGAAGACACCCCATTCCAGCCAATCGGCCGCAAGGCCGCCGTCCGCGCACAGATCGCCAACATGCTGCTCGACGAGATGAGCGCCGGCCGGATTGAGGCCGTCATCTGCCGGGCCCCCGAGTTCTACGGACCCGGTAAGACCAAGAGCCTGACCAACTCCGCCGTCTTCGACCGCATCAGGCAGCGCAAGCGACCGATTATCCCGATCAACGCCCACACGAGAAGATCCCTGATCTGGACCCCCGACGCGAGCCGCGCAATGGGACTGATCGGCAACACCCCCGACGCCTACGGCCAGACCTGGCATCTCCCCACCGATCCCAACCGACTCACCTACGCGCAGATGATCGCCATCTGCTCACAAGTCACCGGGCGCGACATCCACCCCACGACAGTCCCGGAGATCACCTTCACAGTCGGCGGATGGTTCAACACCGCGGTCAAGGAAGCCTCCGAACTGCTACCTCGCTACCGCTACGACAACGTCTTCGACTCCAGCAAGTTCGCCACACGCTTCCCCCACTTCACGGTCACGACCTACCCACAAGGAATCATTGAAATTCTCAACGAGTAA
- a CDS encoding TetR/AcrR family transcriptional regulator: MVAESNVRRRVNGRSARVRQSVIESTLELIREGGIDQLTVAQVASRSGVHETSIYRRWGSREKLLVEAILDLSESDLPVPDSGSFREDLTILATELCRYLSTPLGLAVAQLLSWPVKDPAVAEMQGGVWRERTAAAAVVVKRAIDRGEIPENTDPGLVIELLVAPIHWRALVLKEELGPDLAVTLAKVVFDGVRCSRP, encoded by the coding sequence GTGGTGGCGGAATCCAATGTTCGACGCCGGGTGAATGGCCGCTCAGCACGAGTGCGTCAGTCCGTAATCGAGTCCACGCTCGAGCTCATTCGGGAAGGCGGGATCGATCAGCTCACTGTCGCGCAGGTGGCGTCGCGGTCCGGTGTGCACGAAACGTCGATCTATCGCCGTTGGGGAAGTCGCGAAAAGCTCCTTGTCGAAGCCATTCTCGACCTGAGTGAATCAGATCTGCCGGTTCCCGACTCCGGCTCGTTCCGCGAGGATCTGACTATCCTGGCGACGGAGTTGTGTCGTTATCTGTCAACCCCTCTGGGGCTGGCAGTCGCGCAGTTGCTCTCGTGGCCTGTGAAAGATCCCGCGGTGGCAGAGATGCAAGGTGGGGTGTGGCGCGAACGTACCGCCGCGGCTGCCGTGGTTGTGAAACGGGCTATCGATCGCGGAGAAATACCTGAGAACACAGATCCCGGATTGGTGATCGAATTACTGGTAGCGCCGATTCATTGGCGGGCTTTGGTGTTGAAGGAGGAACTCGGACCGGACCTGGCTGTCACGCTGGCGAAGGTGGTCTTCGACGGAGTGCGGTGTAGTCGTCCTTGA
- a CDS encoding ankyrin repeat domain-containing protein — MVRTPLHMFDMKYDVEEYLALVASGKYDVNAQDADGKTPLHYAAEQEQSQIAAALLDAGADPNLQETRWGKTAFSVMVMYLDTPTIKKAIACGADPTIPNYHGVRPVDLAGNEPEIIIPLLRETARKFGVNDDSAAP, encoded by the coding sequence ATGGTGCGGACTCCGCTGCACATGTTCGATATGAAGTATGACGTGGAGGAGTACTTGGCGTTGGTGGCCAGCGGCAAGTATGACGTCAACGCTCAAGACGCCGACGGCAAGACCCCCCTGCACTACGCCGCCGAACAAGAACAATCACAAATCGCGGCTGCATTGCTAGATGCTGGTGCCGACCCGAATCTGCAGGAAACCCGCTGGGGAAAAACTGCATTTTCCGTCATGGTGATGTACCTCGATACCCCCACCATCAAAAAGGCCATCGCCTGCGGAGCTGATCCGACCATCCCCAACTACCACGGGGTCCGGCCTGTGGACCTCGCCGGAAACGAACCAGAGATCATCATCCCGCTTCTGCGCGAGACCGCCCGCAAGTTCGGCGTCAATGACGACAGTGCGGCGCCATGA
- a CDS encoding acetoacetate decarboxylase family protein encodes MTESTSGGASGQKDSDVVEVQLGGRTVTVPKGGLYDRYRMDADLDAVAADPRVCSVDFFRKLPKTQVQSAIGPTRTPNFYYAMSKAQITYLAPVRRLRSRLPAGLDPLQIAPGIGLFSVVFFRYDVCDIDFYTEATVGIAVRPPHHGNLAAADLLSSLANNSMHAYVLSLPVNTEIAQVRGHDGYGFPKWVTDIDVDITAQRTASRVANGTGGTDIALDVATPNQKQIRSGTQVSTLTSYTQLNGGWNATLSQTNALAAGSTLLPKDVSLELGTGRLTDDIESLKPIRALRLDVLTECQNALHIPVPVSFPAT; translated from the coding sequence ATGACGGAGTCGACATCGGGCGGCGCGAGCGGCCAGAAGGACTCGGATGTGGTGGAGGTGCAGCTGGGCGGCCGCACGGTCACCGTCCCCAAGGGCGGGCTCTATGACCGGTACCGCATGGACGCAGACCTGGATGCCGTCGCCGCGGACCCGCGGGTGTGCAGCGTCGACTTCTTCCGAAAGCTGCCCAAGACGCAGGTGCAGTCGGCGATCGGTCCGACTCGGACGCCGAACTTCTACTACGCGATGTCCAAGGCGCAGATCACCTACCTCGCTCCGGTGAGGAGGTTGCGATCCCGACTCCCCGCCGGGCTGGACCCGCTGCAGATTGCGCCCGGCATCGGGTTGTTCTCGGTGGTGTTCTTCCGCTACGACGTGTGCGACATCGACTTCTACACCGAGGCGACCGTCGGCATCGCCGTCCGGCCCCCGCATCACGGCAACCTCGCAGCGGCCGACCTGCTGTCCTCGCTGGCCAACAACTCCATGCACGCTTACGTGTTGTCGCTGCCGGTGAACACCGAGATCGCCCAAGTCCGTGGGCACGACGGGTACGGATTTCCCAAGTGGGTCACCGACATCGACGTCGACATCACCGCGCAGCGGACCGCCTCCAGGGTGGCCAACGGCACCGGCGGAACCGACATCGCGCTCGACGTCGCCACCCCGAACCAGAAGCAGATCCGCAGCGGCACACAGGTCTCGACACTGACCTCCTACACGCAACTCAACGGCGGCTGGAACGCCACACTGAGCCAGACCAACGCCCTCGCCGCCGGCAGCACGCTCCTGCCCAAAGACGTCTCGCTGGAACTGGGAACCGGACGCCTGACCGACGACATCGAATCGCTCAAACCCATCAGGGCACTGCGCCTCGACGTACTCACCGAATGCCAGAACGCCCTGCACATCCCCGTGCCCGTGTCGTTCCCGGCGACATGA
- a CDS encoding GH-E family nuclease, whose translation MAAVALVVTGVQYAERWTSARPQSSDATVVASAPELTSADVVARHAVAAFGDSAVGTDTSVTPVQRAVGMPNDPVAGLTRDTAAGPVQIVLPGGLGPAQATVDGHVVYPNRGAGFDFLAENTGSGTRTIARIPDPSGPRAVTTFVRTPADTVMLAHTNGYLTINRATPTAETVALFSPAETRDATGALVPSSYVVRQLRPGLYQMTEVIDPTPETVFPVFVDPPLHVGGLTEAPLPAGFLDTLSGAVDAVGGAITTAANATVSGVTAVGTFVKENPLESAILVGGVALAITGVGGPAGAAAIAAATVNLSSAGLDIAAAAMPDNELLANASTIIGVVSMATPQGATKKVVKEGLEELTEQAARNTDTIIDVAKAAPTPPGKLVDDITGATPGKADVPGAATPKAPNAPPTTGSGIPDGNVIPGGEHSWPLPPAAADRRLSTKITSDVTVRPENKNAIAPPKKNADGIEVDPNTQAPLGPKRDMGHKPGEEKRTSKEMAKKYGLSRREFVEWENNPARRQWENASSNRGHEYEDPRPADVMYNSYKRWLRNNMEKNPQLAADPTAQRRLRDEIDNPTPNIRPSSERANINAEMRDTGTTRTVPLGSGQQDDSESSESSSGTSSSQQRDDRGGNKDRKDSSNNGSKKKDDRKKSEPKKKKKKTQAQKKRKRQNR comes from the coding sequence GTGGCTGCGGTGGCGTTGGTGGTGACCGGGGTGCAGTACGCCGAACGCTGGACCTCCGCCCGCCCGCAGAGCAGTGATGCCACGGTGGTGGCCTCAGCGCCGGAGTTGACCAGTGCCGATGTCGTCGCCCGCCACGCCGTCGCCGCGTTCGGCGACTCCGCAGTCGGCACCGATACCAGCGTGACTCCCGTCCAGCGGGCGGTGGGCATGCCCAACGACCCGGTGGCCGGACTGACCCGCGACACCGCAGCCGGACCGGTGCAGATCGTATTACCCGGCGGCCTGGGCCCCGCCCAAGCGACCGTCGACGGCCACGTGGTCTACCCGAACCGGGGTGCCGGATTCGACTTCCTGGCTGAGAACACCGGCTCGGGCACCCGCACCATCGCCCGCATCCCCGACCCGTCCGGCCCCCGAGCCGTCACCACGTTCGTGCGGACACCGGCTGACACGGTGATGCTCGCTCACACCAACGGCTACCTGACGATCAACCGCGCCACCCCCACCGCCGAGACCGTGGCACTGTTTTCCCCAGCGGAAACCCGGGATGCCACCGGTGCTCTGGTCCCCTCCTCCTACGTGGTGCGGCAGTTGCGACCCGGGCTCTATCAGATGACCGAAGTCATCGACCCCACCCCCGAGACGGTCTTCCCCGTCTTCGTCGACCCACCCCTACACGTCGGCGGCCTCACCGAGGCGCCGTTGCCGGCCGGGTTCCTCGACACCCTCTCCGGTGCTGTCGATGCCGTCGGCGGGGCGATCACCACCGCCGCCAACGCGACCGTCAGCGGCGTCACCGCGGTCGGCACATTCGTCAAAGAAAACCCGCTGGAATCAGCCATCCTCGTCGGGGGTGTCGCCCTGGCCATCACCGGCGTCGGCGGACCCGCCGGCGCCGCCGCCATCGCCGCCGCGACAGTGAATCTCAGCTCCGCCGGCCTCGACATCGCCGCAGCCGCCATGCCCGACAACGAACTGCTCGCCAACGCCTCCACCATCATCGGTGTCGTCTCGATGGCCACCCCGCAAGGCGCGACGAAGAAAGTCGTCAAAGAAGGCCTCGAAGAACTCACCGAACAAGCAGCACGCAACACCGACACCATCATCGACGTCGCGAAAGCCGCACCCACCCCACCGGGAAAGCTTGTCGACGACATCACCGGTGCCACACCAGGTAAAGCTGATGTTCCCGGTGCCGCCACCCCCAAAGCCCCCAACGCACCCCCCACCACCGGCAGCGGCATCCCCGACGGAAACGTCATCCCGGGCGGCGAACACAGCTGGCCACTACCCCCCGCAGCCGCCGACCGCCGACTGTCCACCAAGATCACCTCCGACGTCACGGTGCGGCCAGAGAATAAGAACGCCATTGCCCCGCCAAAAAAGAACGCCGACGGTATCGAAGTCGATCCAAACACGCAGGCGCCGCTCGGTCCTAAACGCGATATGGGACACAAGCCAGGAGAGGAGAAACGGACGAGCAAGGAGATGGCTAAGAAGTACGGGCTCTCGCGCCGAGAATTCGTTGAATGGGAAAACAACCCAGCGCGGCGGCAGTGGGAAAACGCCAGCAGCAACCGCGGCCACGAGTACGAAGACCCGCGTCCGGCTGACGTGATGTACAACAGTTACAAAAGATGGCTCAGAAACAACATGGAGAAGAACCCGCAGCTGGCAGCCGACCCGACCGCTCAGCGCCGGTTGCGGGATGAAATCGACAATCCCACACCGAACATCCGGCCCTCCTCAGAACGGGCCAACATTAACGCCGAGATGCGCGACACCGGCACCACCCGAACCGTGCCATTAGGTTCCGGACAGCAAGACGACTCCGAATCGTCCGAATCAAGCTCGGGCACCAGTAGCTCGCAGCAACGCGATGACCGCGGCGGCAACAAAGACCGCAAAGACTCCTCCAACAACGGCAGCAAGAAGAAAGACGACAGAAAGAAGAGCGAACCGAAGAAGAAAAAGAAGAAAACCCAGGCACAGAAGAAACGCAAACGCCAAAACCGGTGA
- a CDS encoding DUF4241 domain-containing protein — MILIDDFLVGHTDRYTNTSELELGTLTLTSGRLRIRDPFDPHPRPTDDCLMLIPAGTYRVWVTLASLPAIHDTTLTEIREAYLSIELANRTPTRLTYADSLVAPPKPSYGALTGTDSGTIAVFDDTLNTSINRDHLTTALDTTTPLPFNYANIPADNNHNIVVSHSGYGDGAFPILLTSDTDGPLAIHIDFGVLNTGEDDE; from the coding sequence ATGATCCTCATCGACGACTTCCTGGTCGGACACACCGACCGCTACACCAATACCAGTGAACTCGAACTCGGCACCCTCACCCTCACCTCCGGACGACTACGCATCCGCGACCCCTTCGACCCCCACCCCCGACCCACCGATGATTGCCTGATGCTGATCCCCGCCGGCACCTACCGGGTGTGGGTCACCCTGGCCTCACTGCCGGCCATCCACGACACCACCCTCACCGAAATCCGGGAGGCCTACCTATCCATCGAACTCGCCAACCGCACCCCCACCCGACTGACCTACGCCGACTCCCTCGTCGCACCCCCGAAACCCAGCTACGGCGCACTCACCGGCACCGACAGCGGCACCATCGCCGTCTTCGACGACACCCTCAACACCAGCATCAACCGCGACCACCTCACCACTGCACTCGACACCACCACGCCACTGCCGTTCAACTACGCCAACATCCCCGCCGACAACAACCACAACATTGTTGTCAGCCACAGCGGCTACGGCGACGGCGCCTTCCCCATCCTGCTCACCAGCGACACCGATGGCCCCCTGGCCATCCACATCGACTTCGGCGTCCTCAACACCGGCGAAGACGACGAATAA